TCGACCCGCCGCTTGTGGCCCAGGTCCAACGATTGAAACTCCTGCCGTACCCATTCGACCACCATCCGTGCAACCTCCGTGCGATGAAAATTCAATTCGGAAAATCTTCGCACGGACGCGGCAAAAGGCAAGGAAAAGTTGTGGGGTATAAAAAGGCTTCTAGCCTGTCGATCGGCTGCTGGGAACTGGAGCTTACGCTCGGTGGCTAAGAGGTTGGTTGCGGAAGGGGGCGGGTTGTGGCGGAGGCCCTCAGCCTTTCCCTGTCGCATGTGAGGTCGTGTAGTTTTGCTTTGCCCTCCCTTTGGGAGGGTCGGACCGCTTCGGGCCGGGGAGGGTTACTCGCTGGATCCAATGCTGAGTCCTCCCCTCGCTTCGCTCGACCCTCCAAGGGGAGGGTGATGACAAAGGCTTTGCAAAATAACAACTTGAAAACTGCACAACCTCGTCAGAGAGGGAACGTGATGAATTGGGGCTTGCTTACGCTGCGGGTTGAGATTTGCAGCGACGAAGAGGCCTTCGTCGCCTATAGGTTGTGCGGGGGTGACAGGCTGGAAGCCTTTTTGTACCCCACATCTTTTGAGAGCCGCTTGCGTTGGGAATACAAGCGGTTTAAGACCAAACATCCCTTGCCGAGGAATCATTAGTGTTTGATTAGCGGCGATTAGTGTTCCCTTGACCGCTCTGGTGGAACACTAATCCACTCTGATCGGACACTAATCTTTGGTGTTTCGAGATGTGGGGTATAAAAAGGCTGGAAGCCTATCCCACTAGGCTTTGAGGACTTTGGTTTGTTGTTCGGGGGGCAGTTTGGCAGTGGCGTTGCGGGTGTCGACGATGAATTTGGACCACTGGGCGAGTTCGTGAATGTCGAGGCAATCGTGCCAGGTGGAAATCAGGACCAGGTCGTAGTTTTGGATCGTTGCTTGATCCCAGGCGACGCTGGGTTTGCCGGCCCAGTGTGAGTGTTCTCGTGATGGGCGAATGACGGGGACATACGGATCGTGGTAGTCGACCTCGGCACCCTGCGAGGTCAGGCGATCCAATAGTTCGTAGGAGGGTGATTCTCGGTCGTCGTCAACGTTGGGTTTGTAGGCCAGGCCAACCAGTAGCACCTTGCTACCGTTGAGGGCTTTTTTGTGTTGGTTCAACGCATCAGCACAGCGGCGAACGATGTGCGTGGGCATCGCTCGGTTGATCTCACCAGCCAGCTCAATGAACCGAGTGTGAACGCCGAATTCGCGGGCTTTCCAAGTCAAGTAGAAAGGGTCGATTGGGATGCAGTGACCACCGAGGCCGGGGCCAGGATAAAAGGCTTTGAAGCCGAAGGGTTTGGTGCTGGCGGCTTGGATGACTTCCCAAATGTCGATGCCCATTTGGTCGGCGACAAGTTTTAATTCGTTGACCAATCCGATGTTGACGCTGCGGTAAATGTTTTCGAGCAGTTTGGTCAATTCGGCAACTTGTGTGCTGCTGACCGGGACGACTTGATCGAAAACGCTGCCGTAGAGGGCTTCGCCTGCCTTCAGGCACGCTGGCGTGTGACCGCCGACGACTTTGGGGATGTTGGTGGCGGCGAACTCGGGGTTGCCGGGGTCTTCTCGTTCGGGCGAGTAGACGACGTGCACGTCGGTGCCGACGGTCAGTCCGGCGGCTTCAATGCGAGTGACCAGTTCTTCGGCGGTGGTGCCAGGGTAAGTCGTGCTTTCGAGGCTGATCGTTTGCCCTGCACGCAGATGCGGCAGGATCGATTCGATGGTTCCTACAACGTAGGAGAGATCGGGTTCGAAGTGTTCGTCCAGCGGCGTGGGGACGCAGAGGATGATCGCATCGATTTCACGGATTTGGCTGAAGTCTGTTGTGGCGGCGAGGTTGCCGGATTGAATCGCTGTGGCAATGGAGTCCGCAGCGATGTGTTTGATGTAGCTGGTGCCAGCGTTGATGGCGGAGGTCTTCTTGTCATCGATGTCGAATCCAACGGTCTTGAAACCGCCGCCAGCATAGGCCAGTGCGAGGGGAAGACCGACATAGCCGAGTCCGATCACGCCTATGGTGGCGCTGTGATCTTGGATCCGCGAAGTGAACTCGGATGGCATGAAGGTAATGAGGTGTCGGCTTCGGGGGGAGAGAGGAAGTGGGATAGGCTTCTGGGCTGTGCGTGAAGGTCAAAGGGACTCAGGATGGTGTTCCGAGGCCTTCACTCCGAAGATGTCGTGCGGTGTTGAAGTGCCGTGCTCGCAAGGTTGAAATCACCCTCCTGAACGCAGTTGGGGAGGGTCGGAATGCGAGCGTTCAGCGAGAATTCGGGGGAGGGTAATGCGCGCCGTTTCCCATGCTCGGCCCTCACCCTCGCGTACGCCTGAACGGCGTCGCTCGACCTCTCCCCAAACTTCGTTTCGGGAGAGGTGCACGATGTTGGATGGCCGAATCTGACTACGGGGCGGGCCTTGCTTACGCGGCGGGTTGTGATGAGGGTGGCTGCCAGGGAACCGGAGCTAACGCTCGGCGGCTGATAGGCTCGGTTGTGGATGGCCGAATCTGGCGAGTCCGGCTACGGGGTGGGCCTTGCTTACGCGGCGCGTTGTGATGAGGGGGGCCGCCAGGGAACCGGAGCTAACGCTCGGCAGCTGATAGGTTCGGTGGGGTGTAGGTGAGCGACGAAGGGGGCTTCGTCGCCTACAGGTGACATGGGGAACAGGTGATATGGGGGATGACAGGCCACAAGCCTTTTTATACCCCACATCTCGAAACACCAAAGATTAGTGTCCGATCAGAGTGGATTAGTGTTCCACCAGAGCGGTCAAGGGAACACTAATCGCCGCTAATCAAACACTAATGATTCCTCGGCAAGGGATGTTTAGCCTTAAATCGCTTGTATTCCCAACGCAAGCGGCTCCCAAAAGATGTGGGGTACAAAAAGGCCACAAGCCTATCCCATATTTGGTGCTATGAGAGTGACTTTTGGGCTAACTCGGTTTTGGCGAGTTCGAGGTCGTGTTCGACCATCAGCTCAGCCAATTGTTTGCAGCTGGTTTCTGGTTCCCAGCCGAGTTTGGTTTTGGCTTTGGAGTAGTCGCCCAGTAGCAGGTCGACTTCGGTGGGGCGGAAGTATCGAGGATCGATCTCGACGTACTTGTTCCAATCCAGGCCCAAGGCTTCGAAGGTGTAGTCGAGGAACTGGCGAATGGTTTGAGTTTCGCCGGTGGCTAGGACAAAATCATC
This genomic stretch from Rhodopirellula bahusiensis harbors:
- a CDS encoding nucleotide sugar dehydrogenase; this encodes MPSEFTSRIQDHSATIGVIGLGYVGLPLALAYAGGGFKTVGFDIDDKKTSAINAGTSYIKHIAADSIATAIQSGNLAATTDFSQIREIDAIILCVPTPLDEHFEPDLSYVVGTIESILPHLRAGQTISLESTTYPGTTAEELVTRIEAAGLTVGTDVHVVYSPEREDPGNPEFAATNIPKVVGGHTPACLKAGEALYGSVFDQVVPVSSTQVAELTKLLENIYRSVNIGLVNELKLVADQMGIDIWEVIQAASTKPFGFKAFYPGPGLGGHCIPIDPFYLTWKAREFGVHTRFIELAGEINRAMPTHIVRRCADALNQHKKALNGSKVLLVGLAYKPNVDDDRESPSYELLDRLTSQGAEVDYHDPYVPVIRPSREHSHWAGKPSVAWDQATIQNYDLVLISTWHDCLDIHELAQWSKFIVDTRNATAKLPPEQQTKVLKA